A stretch of Clostridium formicaceticum DNA encodes these proteins:
- a CDS encoding dipeptide epimerase: MKIINLQLGHLSVPLRTPFKTALRTVESIENVIVKVVTDTGHIGYGEAAPTAVITGDTLPSIKGAIKECIAPQLIGLDLENFEGIMQKLEKSMVKNTSAKAAVDIALYDLYGQLYQAPLYKVLGGYRKEITTDITISVNTPEKMAQDSLKAVEKGYKILKIKVGKEPQADIERLKAVKKAVGQHIKLRIDANQGWKPKEAVSILRNIENIGIDIEFVEQPVEAHNLEGLKYVTDHTYIPVMADESVFSPHDAVKIMELRAADLINIKLMKTGGIHQALKIIALAETYEVECMMGCMLESKISVTAAAHLAAAKSIITKIDLDGPGLCSLDPFEGGGIFKQDKIELTDDAGLGFKKIPKVLF; this comes from the coding sequence ATGAAAATTATAAATTTACAGTTAGGTCATTTGTCTGTGCCCCTCAGGACGCCATTTAAAACAGCTCTAAGAACTGTAGAAAGTATAGAAAATGTTATTGTAAAGGTTGTGACTGATACAGGGCATATAGGATATGGAGAGGCAGCGCCAACGGCTGTTATTACTGGAGATACCCTCCCTTCTATAAAAGGAGCTATTAAAGAATGTATAGCACCTCAGCTTATTGGGCTGGATCTTGAAAACTTTGAAGGTATTATGCAGAAGTTAGAAAAATCTATGGTTAAAAATACCAGTGCTAAAGCAGCGGTAGATATTGCACTATATGATTTGTACGGACAATTATATCAAGCCCCCCTCTATAAAGTATTGGGGGGATATAGAAAGGAAATAACTACTGATATTACAATTAGTGTAAATACACCTGAAAAAATGGCACAAGATAGTTTAAAGGCAGTGGAAAAAGGTTATAAAATTCTGAAAATAAAAGTAGGTAAAGAGCCGCAGGCAGATATAGAACGTCTTAAGGCTGTAAAAAAGGCTGTAGGTCAGCATATAAAACTGAGAATAGATGCCAACCAAGGGTGGAAGCCTAAAGAGGCGGTTTCTATTCTAAGAAATATTGAGAACATTGGAATAGACATTGAATTTGTCGAGCAGCCAGTTGAAGCGCATAACTTGGAAGGGCTTAAATATGTGACAGATCATACTTATATACCAGTGATGGCGGATGAAAGTGTTTTTTCTCCACACGATGCCGTAAAAATTATGGAATTGAGGGCAGCAGATCTTATCAACATTAAGTTGATGAAAACCGGAGGTATTCATCAGGCTTTAAAAATTATAGCCCTTGCGGAAACTTATGAAGTGGAATGCATGATGGGTTGCATGTTAGAAAGCAAGATTAGTGTTACAGCAGCAGCCCATTTAGCAGCGGCAAAAAGTATTATTACAAAAATTGATTTAGATGGTCCTGGGCTGTGCAGTCTAGATCCTTTTGAGGGGGGGGGTATTTTTAAACAGGATAAAATTGAATTAACAGATGATGCAGGATTAGGCTTTAAAAAAATCCCAAAAGTACTTTTTTAA
- the lysA gene encoding diaminopimelate decarboxylase has product MENVNCENHFIFADCDTVELAKQFGTPLYVVSEEMIRERCSEIKESFLNKYKNVKAAYASKAFLTMAMCRIIEDEGLGLDVVSGGELYTAIKAGFPTENIMFHGNNKAWEELELAVKSNVGRIIVDNLYELDLLEEIAKQQNRKMKILFRVTPGIKGETHEYIVTGQKDSKFGIPLEQIYEVVRRTMDSESIDLMGFHFHLGSQLFENHIYKAGVEVITKLVKDLKEELGFITRELNAGGGFGIRYTSQDEPKPLHYFTDAIMEAVEKQCCQYNLEMPTIIIEPGRWVVGEAGITLYTVGSIKEIPGIRTYASIDGGLPDNPRPALYKAKYDAVVANKVNEEVSTTVTIAGKCCESGDILIWDLDTPLLTSGDILAVLSTGAYNFSMASNYNKLPKPAVVLINKGHTELIVERESYDHLLDREIIPSYLEKNR; this is encoded by the coding sequence ATGGAAAATGTGAACTGTGAAAATCATTTTATCTTTGCAGACTGTGATACGGTAGAATTAGCAAAGCAATTTGGTACCCCTTTATATGTAGTTTCTGAAGAAATGATTCGAGAACGATGCAGTGAAATAAAAGAAAGCTTTTTAAATAAATATAAAAATGTTAAAGCTGCTTATGCTAGTAAAGCTTTTCTTACAATGGCAATGTGCAGGATTATAGAAGACGAAGGATTGGGTTTAGATGTAGTGTCAGGGGGGGAGCTGTATACCGCTATCAAGGCTGGCTTCCCCACAGAAAATATCATGTTTCATGGTAATAACAAGGCATGGGAAGAATTGGAGCTAGCTGTGAAAAGTAATGTTGGAAGAATTATTGTGGACAATCTTTATGAACTAGATCTATTAGAAGAGATTGCAAAACAACAAAATAGAAAAATGAAAATTCTTTTTCGTGTTACGCCAGGAATTAAGGGAGAAACCCATGAATATATTGTTACAGGGCAAAAAGATTCAAAATTTGGAATTCCCCTTGAGCAAATTTATGAAGTGGTTAGAAGAACAATGGATTCTGAAAGTATTGACTTAATGGGATTTCATTTCCACTTAGGTTCTCAGCTTTTTGAAAATCATATTTATAAAGCTGGTGTAGAGGTAATTACAAAGTTGGTAAAGGATTTAAAAGAAGAGTTGGGTTTTATCACAAGAGAATTAAATGCTGGTGGAGGCTTTGGTATACGCTATACTTCTCAAGATGAGCCAAAACCCCTACACTATTTTACAGATGCTATCATGGAGGCAGTAGAAAAACAATGTTGTCAATATAACTTAGAGATGCCTACCATCATTATTGAACCTGGCAGATGGGTTGTGGGAGAAGCTGGAATAACTTTATATACAGTAGGCAGCATAAAGGAGATTCCTGGAATCCGTACTTATGCCAGTATAGATGGAGGGCTTCCTGATAATCCAAGACCTGCCCTCTATAAAGCGAAGTATGATGCCGTCGTAGCTAATAAAGTCAATGAAGAAGTTAGTACGACTGTTACAATCGCCGGAAAATGTTGTGAATCAGGGGACATTCTTATCTGGGATCTAGATACGCCTTTATTAACCTCTGGAGATATTTTAGCGGTATTAAGTACTGGAGCCTATAATTTTTCTATGGCCAGTAATTATAACAAGCTGCCTAAGCCAGCAGTAGTATTAATCAATAAAGGGCATACGGAACTTATTGTGGAAAGAGAAAGTTATGATCATCTATTAGATAGGGAAATCATTCCTTCTTATTTAGAAAAAAACAGATAG